One window of the Diospyros lotus cultivar Yz01 chromosome 12, ASM1463336v1, whole genome shotgun sequence genome contains the following:
- the LOC127814168 gene encoding alpha,alpha-trehalose-phosphate synthase [UDP-forming] 5 isoform X1, with the protein MVSRSYSNLLDLASGQSPSFSQGSKRLPRVATVAGVLSELDDENSNGAGSDAPSSLSQERMIIVGNQLPLRAHRRSDGSGGWNFSWDEDSLLLQLKDGLGEDAQVIYVGSLKEEIDPSEQDEVAQTLLETFKCVPAFIPPELFSKFYHGFCKQHLWPLFHYMLPLSPDLGGRFDRSLWQAYLSVNKIFADKVMEVINPDDDFVWVHDYHLMVLPTFLRKRFNRVKLGFFLHSPFPSSEIYRTLPIRDELLRALLNSDLIGFHTFDYARHFLSCCSRMLGISYQSKRGYIGIEYYGRTVSIKILPVGIHMGQIQSVLYLPETGSKVAELRDQFRGQTVLLGVDDMDIFKGISLKLLAFEQLLIQHPDKRGKVVLVQIANPARGRGKDVQEVQSETYATVTRINQAFRRPGYDPVILIDIPLQFYERIAYYVIAECCLVTAVRDGMNLIPYEYIICRQGNEKLDNALGLKPSAPKKSMLVVSEFIGCSPSLSGAIRVNPWNIEAVSEAMDSALIVSEEEKQLRHEKHYKYVSTHDVAYWAHSFLQDLERACRDHVRRRCWGIGFGLGFRVIALDPNFRKLSVDHIVSAYKRTKNRAILLDFDGTMMLQSSISTTPSTEAVAILKSLCSDPKNVVFIVSGKGKNTLSEWFSSCEKLGIAAEHGYFLRPNGEAEWETCIPVPDFYWKQIAEPVMKLYTETTDGSTIETKESALVWNYQCADWDFGSCQAKELLDHLESVLANEPVSVKSGQHIVEVKPQGVNKGLVAECLLHTMRQKGMLPDFVLCIGDDRSDEDMFEVIRTAMAGPALSPVAEVFACTVGQKPSKAKYYLEDSTEILRMLQGLAAASEQSSKSALQTSQQTIIDRE; encoded by the exons ATGGTTTCAAGGTCATATTCAAACCTTTTGGATCTTGCTTCTGGTCAATCCCCGTCTTTTAGTCAAGGAAGCAAGAGGCTGCCTCGAGTGGCAACTGTAGCTGGGGTATTATCTGAACTAGATGATGAAAATAGCAATGGTGCTGGCTCTGATGCTCCCTCATCTCTGTCCCAAGAGCGGATGATCATCGTGGGTAATCAACTTCCACTCCGGGCTCATCGAAGATCAGATGGCAGTGGAGGGTGGAACTTCAGTTGGGATGAAGATTCACTTCTTTTGCAACTCAAAGATGGCCTTGGAGAAGATGCACAAGTTATCTATGTTGGTTCTCTTAAGGAAGAAATTGACCCTAGTGAACAAGATGAAGTAGCACAAACCTTGCTTGAAACTTTCAAATGTGTCCCCGCTTTCATTCCTCCGGAGCTCTTCAGTAAATTCTATCATGGATTTTGTAAGCAGCATTTGTGGCCTTTATTTCACTATATGCTTCCCTTATCACCAGATCTTGGTGGGAGGTTTGATCGGTCCCTTTGGCAAGCTTACCTCTCAGTGAACAAGATATTTGCAGATAAAGTTATGGAAGTGATCAACCCCGATGATGATTTTGTGTGGGTTCACGACTACCATTTGATGGTTTTGCCAACATTTCTGAGGAAGAGGTTTAACAGAGTGAAGCTTGGATTCTTTCTCCACAGTCCATTCCCATCGTCAGAAATATACCGCACCCTACCTATTAGAGATGAACTTCTACGAGCACTCTTGAACTCTGACCTTATCGGCTTCCATACTTTTGACTATGCAAGGCACTTCCTTTCTTGTTGCAGTAGAATGCTTGGCATTTCTTATCAGTCCAAGAGGGGTTACATTGGTATTGAGTACTATGGTCGTACAGTGAGCATTAAGATTCTCCCTGTTGGGATTCACATGGGCCAGATTCAGTCTGTGCTGTATCTTCCTGAGACCGGATCCAAGGTTGCAGAATTACGGGATCAGTTTAGGGGTCAGACTGTTTTGCTTGGGGTTGATGACATGGACATCTTCAAAGGGATAAGTTTAAAACTACTGGCTTTTGAACAGTTGCTCATCCAGCATCCTGATAAGAGGGGTAAAGTTGTTTTGGTTCAAATTGCAAATCCTGCAAGAGGGCGAGGGAAAGATGTCCAGGAGGTACAATCTGAAACATATGCTACTGTAACCAGAATAAATCAAGCATTTAGGCGACCAGGATATGATCCAGTAATTTTGATTGATATCCCGCTTCAGTTCTATGAGCGAATTGCTTATTATGTAATTGCAGAATGTTGTCTGGTGACAGCAGTGAGAGATGGGATGAATCTTATACCTTATGAATACATTATATGTCGACAAGGAAATGAGAAGCTAGACAACGCCTTGGGACTAAAACCATCAGCCCCAAAGAAAAGCATGCTAGTGGTTTCAGAGTTCATTGGGTGCTCCCCTTCTCTTAGTGGTGCAATTCGAGTTAACCCATGGAATATTGAAGCTGTTTCTGAAGCTATGGATTCTGCCTTAATTGTTTCTGAGGAAGAGAAACAGTTGAGGCACGAGAAACACTATAAGTATGTGAGTACACATGATGTAGCGTATTGGGCACATAGCTTTTTGCAAGATCTTGAAAGGGCATGCAGGGATCATGTCAGGAGGAGATGCTGGGGTATTGGTTTTGGTTTAGGATTTCGGGTTATTGCTTTGGACCCAAACTTTAGGAAGCTTTCAGTTGACCATATTGTTTCTGCATATAAGAGGACCAAGAACCGGGCAATTCTATTGGATTTTGATGGTACTATGATGCTGCAAAGTTCAATCAGCACAACTCCTAGTACCGAGGCTGTTGCAATTTTAAAAAGCTTATGCAGTGACCCCAAAAATGTTGTGTTCATTGTCAGTGGCAAGGGTAAGAATACTTTGTCCGAATGGTTTTCTTCATGTGAAAAGCTTGGGATAGCTGCAGAGCATGGTTATTTTTTGAG GCCTAATGGAGAAGCAGAATGGGAAACCTGTATTCCTGTACCAGATTTTTATTGGAAACAGATAGCTGAGCCTGTAATGAAATTATACACTGAAACAACAGATGGTTCTACCATAGAGACAAAAGAGAGTGCTCTTGTTTGGAATTATCAGTGCGCAGATTGGGATTTTGGCTCCTGTCAGGCCAAGGAGCTTCTAGATCACCTGGAAAGTGTCCTCGCCAATGAACCAGTGTCTGTCAAGAGTGGTCAACACATTGTAGAAGTTAAACCACAG GGGGTCAACAAAGGTCTTGTCGCAGAGTGCCTCCTCCACACAATGCGGCAGAAGGGCATGCTTCCCGATTTTGTACTTTGTATTGGGGATGACAGGTCGGATGAGGACATGTTTGAGGTGATAAGAACGGCCATGGCAGGTCCTGCTCTCTCCCCTGTTGCCGAAGTTTTTGCATGCACTGTTGGCCAGAAACCGAGCAAGGCCAAGTACTACTTGGAGGATAGTACCGAGATACTAAGAATGCTGCAGGGCCTTGCTGCTGCTTCCGAGCAGTCATCTAAAAGTGCTTTGCAAACTTCCCAACAAACAATCATCGACAGAGAATAA
- the LOC127814168 gene encoding alpha,alpha-trehalose-phosphate synthase [UDP-forming] 5 isoform X2, which yields MVSRSYSNLLDLASGQSPSFSQGSKRLPRVATVAGVLSELDDENSNGAGSDAPSSLSQERMIIVGNQLPLRAHRRSDGSGGWNFSWDEDSLLLQLKDGLGEDAQVIYVGSLKEEIDPSEQDEVAQTLLETFKCVPAFIPPELFSKFYHGFCKQHLWPLFHYMLPLSPDLGGRFDRSLWQAYLSVNKIFADKVMEVINPDDDFVWVHDYHLMVLPTFLRKRFNRVKLGFFLHSPFPSSEIYRTLPIRDELLRALLNSDLIGFHTFDYARHFLSCCSRMLGISYQSKRGYIGIEYYGRTVSIKILPVGIHMGQIQSVLYLPETGSKVAELRDQFRGQTVLLGVDDMDIFKGISLKLLAFEQLLIQHPDKRGKVVLVQIANPARGRGKDVQEVQSETYATVTRINQAFRRPGYDPVILIDIPLQFYERIAYYVIAECCLVTAVRDGMNLIPYEYIICRQGNEKLDNALGLKPSAPKKSMLVVSEFIGCSPSLSGAIRVNPWNIEAVSEAMDSALIVSEEEKQLRHEKHYKYVSTHDVAYWAHSFLQDLERACRDHVRRRCWGIGFGLGFRVIALDPNFRKLSVDHIVSAYKRTKNRAILLDFDGTMMLQSSISTTPSTEAVAILKSLCSDPKNVVFIVSGKGKNTLSEWFSSCEKLGIAAEHGYFLRPNGEAEWETCIPVPDFYWKQIAEPVMKLYTETTDGSTIETKESALVWNYQCADWDFGSCQAKELLDHLESVLANEPVSVKSGQHIVEVKPQLAL from the exons ATGGTTTCAAGGTCATATTCAAACCTTTTGGATCTTGCTTCTGGTCAATCCCCGTCTTTTAGTCAAGGAAGCAAGAGGCTGCCTCGAGTGGCAACTGTAGCTGGGGTATTATCTGAACTAGATGATGAAAATAGCAATGGTGCTGGCTCTGATGCTCCCTCATCTCTGTCCCAAGAGCGGATGATCATCGTGGGTAATCAACTTCCACTCCGGGCTCATCGAAGATCAGATGGCAGTGGAGGGTGGAACTTCAGTTGGGATGAAGATTCACTTCTTTTGCAACTCAAAGATGGCCTTGGAGAAGATGCACAAGTTATCTATGTTGGTTCTCTTAAGGAAGAAATTGACCCTAGTGAACAAGATGAAGTAGCACAAACCTTGCTTGAAACTTTCAAATGTGTCCCCGCTTTCATTCCTCCGGAGCTCTTCAGTAAATTCTATCATGGATTTTGTAAGCAGCATTTGTGGCCTTTATTTCACTATATGCTTCCCTTATCACCAGATCTTGGTGGGAGGTTTGATCGGTCCCTTTGGCAAGCTTACCTCTCAGTGAACAAGATATTTGCAGATAAAGTTATGGAAGTGATCAACCCCGATGATGATTTTGTGTGGGTTCACGACTACCATTTGATGGTTTTGCCAACATTTCTGAGGAAGAGGTTTAACAGAGTGAAGCTTGGATTCTTTCTCCACAGTCCATTCCCATCGTCAGAAATATACCGCACCCTACCTATTAGAGATGAACTTCTACGAGCACTCTTGAACTCTGACCTTATCGGCTTCCATACTTTTGACTATGCAAGGCACTTCCTTTCTTGTTGCAGTAGAATGCTTGGCATTTCTTATCAGTCCAAGAGGGGTTACATTGGTATTGAGTACTATGGTCGTACAGTGAGCATTAAGATTCTCCCTGTTGGGATTCACATGGGCCAGATTCAGTCTGTGCTGTATCTTCCTGAGACCGGATCCAAGGTTGCAGAATTACGGGATCAGTTTAGGGGTCAGACTGTTTTGCTTGGGGTTGATGACATGGACATCTTCAAAGGGATAAGTTTAAAACTACTGGCTTTTGAACAGTTGCTCATCCAGCATCCTGATAAGAGGGGTAAAGTTGTTTTGGTTCAAATTGCAAATCCTGCAAGAGGGCGAGGGAAAGATGTCCAGGAGGTACAATCTGAAACATATGCTACTGTAACCAGAATAAATCAAGCATTTAGGCGACCAGGATATGATCCAGTAATTTTGATTGATATCCCGCTTCAGTTCTATGAGCGAATTGCTTATTATGTAATTGCAGAATGTTGTCTGGTGACAGCAGTGAGAGATGGGATGAATCTTATACCTTATGAATACATTATATGTCGACAAGGAAATGAGAAGCTAGACAACGCCTTGGGACTAAAACCATCAGCCCCAAAGAAAAGCATGCTAGTGGTTTCAGAGTTCATTGGGTGCTCCCCTTCTCTTAGTGGTGCAATTCGAGTTAACCCATGGAATATTGAAGCTGTTTCTGAAGCTATGGATTCTGCCTTAATTGTTTCTGAGGAAGAGAAACAGTTGAGGCACGAGAAACACTATAAGTATGTGAGTACACATGATGTAGCGTATTGGGCACATAGCTTTTTGCAAGATCTTGAAAGGGCATGCAGGGATCATGTCAGGAGGAGATGCTGGGGTATTGGTTTTGGTTTAGGATTTCGGGTTATTGCTTTGGACCCAAACTTTAGGAAGCTTTCAGTTGACCATATTGTTTCTGCATATAAGAGGACCAAGAACCGGGCAATTCTATTGGATTTTGATGGTACTATGATGCTGCAAAGTTCAATCAGCACAACTCCTAGTACCGAGGCTGTTGCAATTTTAAAAAGCTTATGCAGTGACCCCAAAAATGTTGTGTTCATTGTCAGTGGCAAGGGTAAGAATACTTTGTCCGAATGGTTTTCTTCATGTGAAAAGCTTGGGATAGCTGCAGAGCATGGTTATTTTTTGAG GCCTAATGGAGAAGCAGAATGGGAAACCTGTATTCCTGTACCAGATTTTTATTGGAAACAGATAGCTGAGCCTGTAATGAAATTATACACTGAAACAACAGATGGTTCTACCATAGAGACAAAAGAGAGTGCTCTTGTTTGGAATTATCAGTGCGCAGATTGGGATTTTGGCTCCTGTCAGGCCAAGGAGCTTCTAGATCACCTGGAAAGTGTCCTCGCCAATGAACCAGTGTCTGTCAAGAGTGGTCAACACATTGTAGAAGTTAAACCACAG CTTGCGCTCTGA
- the LOC127814169 gene encoding uncharacterized membrane protein At4g09580, whose translation MEHRVAGTSSDGGVVGKSKPLPAAKFPLTFWEMTVACGVVLGFVVGLVSVYLTMPPSDYSFLKLPRTLQDLQILRDHLESYTSDYTIQVLLGYCMVYIFMQTFMIPGTVFMSLLAGALFGIFKGLALVVFNATAGASSCYFLSKLIGRPLVFSLWPDKLVFFQKQVAKRRARLLNYMLFLRVTPTLPNTFINVASPIVDVPYHTFLLATFIGLIPAAYVTVRAGLALGELQSVGDLYDFHSIATLFLIGVVSVTPTLMTKTKEH comes from the exons ATGGAGCATAGGGTTGCAGGAACGTCAAGCGACGGCGGCGTTGTGGGGAAATCAAAGCCATTGCCGGCGGCCAAGTTTCCTTTGACGTTTTGGGAGATGACGGTGGCGtgcggcgtcgttttgggcttCGTGGTAGGGCTCGTTTCCGTCTATCTCACCATGCCCCCATCTGATTACAGCTTCCTCAAGCTTCCCCGTACTCTCCAAGATCTCCAAATCCTCAG AGATCACCTTGAGAGCTACACAAGTGACTACACAATACAAGTCCTCTTGGGGTACTGCATGGTCTACATTTTCATGCAGACTTTTATGATACCAGGGACCGTTTTCATGTCATTGCTTGCTGGAGCCCTTTTTGGAATCTTTAAAGGTTTAGCACTGGTTGTGTTTAATGCTACTGCTGGTGCTTCATCATGCTATTTCCTGTCCAAATTGATCGGACGGCCCCTAGTCTTTTCTCTCTGGCCAGACAAGCTCGTATTCTTCCAAAAACAG GTAGCTAAAAGAAGGGCACGGCTGCTGAACTATATGCTTTTCCTAAGAGTGACCCCTACCTTGCCTAATACATTTATTAATGTTGCTTCACCAATAGTTGATGTGCCCTACCATACTTTCTTGCTTGCAACCTTCATCGGGCTCATTCCTGCTGCTTACGTCACTGTTCGG GCTGGTTTAGCTCTTGGTGAGCTGCAATCAGTTGGTGACCTTTATGACTTCCATTCAATAGCTACTTTGTTTCTCATCGGGGTGGTATCAGTCACTCCGACGTTGATGACCAAGACCAAAGAGCACTGA